Within the Cinclus cinclus chromosome 27, bCinCin1.1, whole genome shotgun sequence genome, the region tGTTCACAGTCCATCCATTGCCTCCCTCTCCTGTAAACAGGAGGTCCTGCAGGAGGAGATTGTATCCCCAAATCATGGGTTGgcactctgctctgcagcaattCAGATCTACATCCAGGTGCACATGGTAAATGCCTGGTGTTAGGTGAGGTTTATCTCATTCCAGTATGCTGGACTAAGTCCTCTGGGATAGGCCTTGTTCCTGTGCCATGATAGATCTCTATCCATTGTCAGCCTGGTTTTAGTGGGGGGATGTTGTTCGCTTTGTCACTGTGGCTCCTTGCAGACTCCAGGAGTGGATTTCCAGCAGAGCTCTATGCTTTGTGTGGTTCCTCTCCTGGGGACTTTTATCTGGAGTCATGGCTGATTCCCAAGAGCAAGTACTTGGGGGCTGCTCAACAACTTGAACAACTCAAACCTTGAACTGCTCTTTCAGGTGCAGTTTCTCCCCAAGTCCCTCCTCCCTCTGTGCTCGGGCTGGGCATTGCCTGGTCTCCAGCCCCATTCCTTTCCTTGCAGGATACTCGCTCCCTGGCCAGAGTGCCCACCCTGGCTGGTGCCAGGGCCAACACGGTGCTGGAGCGGGTGGAAGGGGCACAGCAGCGCTGGAAGCGGCaggtgcaggagcagaggaagacGGTGTTCGACCGGCACAAGATGCTGAGTTAGAttctgctgggctctgccctaTCAGGACACCCTAGTGTTGGAATGGAACCTCCAACCCTCCCCGATTCACTGTCTCCAGAGGGAGCCGCAGCCCCAAAGGCTTCTCTGATTGTGTCCCACAtccttcccctgcccagctgcactGGCCCCTGGGCTATGGCTGCCATTTGGAGCTCGACCAAACACAGGACTCCATCAGCCCACCCCAGCAGGGGTGGGAacagagcactgggagctggcTGAGTCTTCCTGGGATAAAAATAGTGGGAGAATTTTGGTGTGGGATAAATTATGTGATGTTTCTCCAGGATGCAGCAGCAACCTCCTCCTCCAGTGTGCACTGATGGTCCCTGGGCATTGTGGTGCTGAGCTACATGTGCAGCACAGGAACAAAGGGGAGGGGGTTTCTGCCAGTGGGCACTGCTGTTTCCACTTATCCTGATGTAAATGGAGAGATTTCCATACCTCTGGAGTCTGTCCAGGTTTACACTGGCATAACTGAGACTGTAGCATGCTTCTGGGCAGGTGAGTACCACAAAATGTGTTAGTACCTACATCAGTAAGAGTCCAACAGGTAAAAAGCTGGTTTACATTTCTATCTTTTTGTGCTTTACCAgtagaaaaaaatctcctggaGTGAAACCTCTCCATTTGTACCCACACTGGTGACCCTTGGTGTTCTTCCCAGGGTGGGCAGCAGCATTTTTGTCCAAGAGAACTGGGGCAAAGGCTCTCCTGGACCACCTGTCAGGGCCCTGGGAAGTGAACACTTGTGCCACTCAGAACATTCCAAGAGCTCTGACAGGACTTGGGCTGCgtggaggaagcagcagtggtTCTGCCATGTGTATTGATCCCACTGAGAACATTTGGAGTTTATGGTGTAGCACATCTGTATTAAATGCAAAGATCTACTACCTGAGTGGCTTTTTCTTCAGGGGAAAAACCCCATCCATGCCATGTCTGGGGCTTTCCATCCGCCTGCCAGTGCCCAGCAAGTGAGCTGATGTCACCTCAAGCCAGAGCTGTGGTTATGGCACAGCAGGAGggtccctggcactgctccctGCTGACAGTAATTCTCCTGTTCCAGGAGAGCCATGGAACATGGGCAGACCTGAGTCCTGCTTGGCACAGGTTAGTGACTTAACTTCTCTGGCCTATCCCATAGGAAAGCTGAGCAGactggaattcttccttttgAGGAAGCTGAGAAATTTTTGTTGAAAGCCTAATTGGGAGAGGTGCCAGTCACGGCCCTACACgctggagccagcagctgctAGTGGAGCATCCAGCCCTCCAAGCTGGCCCGGCCAGACAAACCCAAACAGCAGCTTTTGGGAGCCTGTGTGTACCCCACTTACCCTTCAGCATCTCACTGAGCTAAAAAGGACACAGAGCTTCACATTATACCAAGGTCATGTTTTCCTTGACTCATCCTTGTTCCCTGTTGCTCAGTTCCGTGCCTTCCCTTTGTAGAAGCCCTGTCTTGCCTGTCCTTCCCTCTCCGTGGGAATCCCGCATGAACACGAGATGAGGAGATGAGGTCCCtgggaagtgatttttttttcttctttttttttttttttctttgagggCGGGAACAAGCAGCACTGGTGGGAGGCGCTGCCCGGGGCCGGTCTGATGGGTCCATCTGGTGGCCATCGCTCCCGATTGGCACCGGAAAACGGCCGGGCACCACTGGGAGcttgctgctgccaccagcctGCTAAGCCTGTACGGTGAGGGGTTTGATGAGCAGCAGCCCTAGaccttcccctgtcccctccgGAGCAGCTAggaactgggagcagagaggagggagacagAAATCAAGAGTTTTGGAAAAAGTTAAGAGAACTTACGAGCAGGTAAAAGTGTGGAGAGGCTGCAAAAAATACTACTGCCTGATTAATTACTTGCTTAGTTAATTAGCTGATCAACTTTGCCTTATACATCATCCTCCCCAGGAGGAAAGGTTTTCTACTGCCCAGCCTTGAATTCCCAagccccttccccttcctgtgCCCCCTCTCTGGCTCACTGGGCCGTCCCTCAGCAAGACATATCCTGATGGGATGCGCTCCTTGACCCATCCACAGCCCACAGCAGTGGTTTCCATCTCTCCAGACACAGGGAAGTGGGTGTCAATAACTTAATTTCTTATCCAAAAAgagaatgtgaaaaataaaggaCTCCATAGAATCAAATACAGCTGCTTTGACACTCTCCCACAGTGTGCTCAAATGCTTGCTGTGGTCCAGATATCAATGCTCTGGATGATGAGCCACTCACTCTGGTCCTGCGTCACCCGGATCCTCACGCACTCCACGGGCCCAGGCAGGACCTTCTCCaggccctgctgctccagggtcCCCTTCTTGAAGGAGCCCACAGGGATGTAGGAGGAGCATTCCCGGCTGTGGTCCCGGTGCTGGCCCAGCTCCAACAGCCCTGCGTGCAGGAAATCGCCCGGGCGTTCCACGGAGCCCGTGAGCACCCGGACACGGCTGACTCGAGCTGGCTGCTGGAACACGATGGAAAAAGTACTGCCAGCTGCTGGGTCTTTGCCCCAAAAGTACCCCTGTGCTGAGCCATAGGCCTTGAGGGGCTCATAGTTCTCAAAGATGGACATGCTGGTGTACAGGGATCCTGGTGGGTTGTCTGGGAGATCCAAGGCATCAGGCTGGAAATCCTCATCCTCTAGCCGGTTGATGGTGCCCTGGAAGGAGGAGTAGAGGCCCATGTGCTGGAAGAGGGATGGCTTGAAGCGGATCACGTCTTTCTGGGTGAGCAGCTGGCGAAAGTGGACCAGCAGCCAGTCACAGGGCATTTCCTGgtagaagaggaggaggaagcgaGCCAGGCGAGGAAGGTCACTGGAACGGTAGAGCTTTCCAATATAGCCCAGCTTGGAGAATTCAAGGGTGGCCCAGTTGGAGCCCTCCTGGGAAGCCAGTGCCTTGCGGATGGCTGTCAGGAAGGACCTGGCGCTCCACACGTCGTCCTCAATCATCAGATAGTAGGAGGAGAGGTTGGCAGCGAAGGCGAGCAGGAAGGCATAGTCCACATTCTGCTTTGAGCGGAACCTCACCCGCTCCTCTGCGTCGTTGAAGTTCCTCTTCAGTCCTTCCAGGGTGGGGTAGAACTCAGGGGGAGCATGGATCAGGAGGAGCTGGCCCAGGAGGATGTGGCGAGTGAACTTCTGAGCGATGGTGGTGGCAACGTGCATGTTCCAGCCAGGATCGGTGTCAGCCAGgtgcaccaccaccaccatctcctgcagctcctcctccgTGGACTGGCTGAAGAGGGACTGGAGTGTGGCCAGGAGGTAGAAACCACGCGGCCTCTGCACAGACGCCATTCCCACTGCCAGGAATTCTGCAAGGCAAAGGAAAGGCATGAGCCAGCAGAGGGGTGACCTGGGAACACCATGTGATGTTCTTCCCTGCAAGATATAATGAAAGGGCTCCAAGAACTTCTTGCCATGGCTGGCCTGCAGGGTCAGTGCTGTTTGTAACCCATGTTTAAGGCAAGTGGATCCTTCTCAAAGCTGAAGCCTTCAGCTTCTCAAGAGGGGCCCAAAATTAGCCCAAATGGCATCAAGAGGCAGGCTGAGGAGGCAGAGGCTCCTCTGAAGAAATATTCCTGAAAAACACCTTAAGCCAAACCCAGGCAAGTAACAGTGCAGAGAGAGTCTATAATGCAGGAATGGCTTAATTGTATGGCTGCATGTCTTAGACTGCAATGCAAGATGTAACCAGCATTCCAGTATTCTATCACCAGCTGTTAAGACCAGGTGGGGAAGTTTTCTTTATCTCCTCCACGacccatcctccctccaggaagatatcttctCTTAAagggccattgagtcccactgtatgactgataaaattacatcatcccactgggagatgctgcaCCCAGAGGGAGGAACCAAGTATTTCCTACttaaataaaatctgagatttggaacatcagagcagccttttcccactggattccagaggaagaccAGGCCCATCTACACCACCACTGGACattcagaagaaaactgcacccctctacaggagcactgcttcaacagaaccacacctgtcactgcaggagggctgcagccaccatttaatgggactgctgccaacaccctgactgactgatggggtgtcaggttgtattgACTCAGtggttttgagtttttttgtattgctgtatttttaattttcctagtaaaggactgttattcctattcccatatctttgcctgagagccccttaatttcaaaactgtaataatttcaaaactgtaataattcagagggagggggtttacattttccatttcaagagaggtgCCTGacttccttagcagacacctaTCTTTTCACACCAAGACATCTTGGAAGCGTTCCCCACTGCACACCTCATAAAGATGCACCACACTGGGATCAGGCACCTTCTTGTCCCTTCCACGGTCCAGCAATGGCTGCCTTTGGTTCAGTTTCTCTTGCTACTGGTCAGGACAGCACCATTCCTGTGCTGGTTCCAACACAGCCTCACAGGTTGCCCTACACTTCTTCCCACAGGTTTTGTATGGGAATTGCTTCTTGTGCACCCGTCGAAGAGCTTGGCCCACTTCTCCCACACTATGGGGCTGTCCCAGTGGTCCAACTCGCCATCTCCCCTGGAAGCTCAACCCCGGGGAGATGGGATCTCTGCAATCTGCCATAGAGAGGTCTGGGAAGTCCAAAACCTGTGATCACCCCAGTCCCCAGGTGCAGAAACTTGGACCCTGCATGAGGCACGTGGAGTTTCCCCAACTCCTCTGTCCCCAGAGTGAGCAGTGAAGGCCGTGGAGGTTTTGAAGGAGGTTGTGGGCCGGTCCCCACCCAAAAAAGCTGGacacagcccttccctgccccagcagcagtgagggggCAGGTCCCTGCTGGGACATGCAGCTGTGCACACCCAGATGTGCACACCCAGATGTGTACACCCAGAGAGTCCAGGACCACTCACTTTTTTGGGAAGCTGGAGAGCCAGCAAGGAGCTGGTAGGAGACATTGTGGAGTACAGAGAGCTCATCTGTGTCCCTGAGGATGCGGTGGTCtccctctggctgcagcaggatcGTGTTGGGAGCCAGGCCCCTGAACTCCACCTGCATGGGAGCCAAAGGCAGCCAGGTCACGCCCAACAGCAACCTGCAGCAAGGGAGGATGACAACAGGGGGACCCAGAAGCGAAGGGGAGCCCCTGTCCTGCCCTCCCAACTCCGGGATTCAGGGGGgtccagcagcccagggcaaCCCCAGCGAGAGGAGAAGGCAGATCTGGGGGTTGGGGGTAGCATGGGGCAGGGaagagagcagagctgatgtTGGGGTCTATGTGGGGCAGGAAGGCATAGAGGATGCTCCAGTGACCTCTCCAGTGGGACATCACTGGCTGGGGACTCACCTCCAGGGGATCCTGTGCCTGCTGGCTGTCCCAATGGAGGagcaagaggaggaggaggaggaaggaggcagTGAGCAGAGCTGTGAGGGAGCGTTTCAGGGAACATCGCATGGCCCCTGCTGGCTGAGGCCTGGGGAGAGGGGACATGtcagggcacagcctgggaaaAGCCACCACCCCCTGGATGGGACACACCTGAATGGGACCTGGATACACCCCTGGGACTGCCCCCCTGCCCTGAGCACCCACGTGCACACCCAAGGGCAGCCATGGGGCATCAGGGGACACTTGTGCACTGTCCTCAttgggcaggcagggacagggacaccccaacCTGACCAGGAAAAAATCAGCCAGGTACAAAATCCCCCTAAACCAGCCCCAGGACACTttggctgccctgggacaccTCAAGCAGCACCCCGGAGCTGGAGGCAGAAGAAATGCAGGTGACAGTGCCTCATGAAAAACTTTCGGGTCatggggacaccccaggactTGTCACCAAGCCCTGGGAAACAGGTCTCAAATGGGCCCAAGCTGCTCTTCCAGCACTGAGGAGGAAGCAGCTTCCCACCTTCCTCTAGGCAGGCACCAGCTCACACTGTCCCAGCCTTGTCCCCTGCTTGTTAGGACAAGAAAGGCGTCCCTGAGGGGACAGTATCACCTTTGAGGAAGTTGCAGTGACCTTGAGATATTTTACCTTTGTAGCAGAGGTGTGGCAGGAGGCTAAAAGGCTCCTGTGTTTTTTCCATTATAAATATGACAGTGCTGCCCTGGAAGAGAGGCAGCTGAGCCCAGGTGAGTGCCTAGCCTGACAGGCAAACACGCTCAGTCCCATCTAAACCGCTCTCAGTGCCTTGGCTTGGCTTGGTCAAAGCAGCTTTGAATGCAAACATAGAGGAAAAGTCCTCCTAAGCCTTCTCAAACCAAGGCTGAACTTCCCAGGACCGTGCTCTAAACACTTTCCTGCCCCGACCACCGCTCTGCAGGGGATGCTCTGAGCCCACTCGCGGGCCCCACAGATTGGAGAAGAGCACCTCTGGGGCCGCTGCCCTGGAGCGTGTGCTTATTTTAAGGAGAACCATCCAGTTTTTATGCCCAGGAGTCCTTTGGAGGGGTTCTCAGCTCCTCAAGAGGCTGGTGCTGAGCAGGTGCCCCGGATCCGATCCGCAGCCACTGTCCTTGGAGCAGTGACCCCACCCAGGGACAAGGCTCCTTCCGTGAAGATAAACACTTGGAGCCAGAGAGCCGTGCTCCCAGGCGGGGCAGGACTGACTGCCAGCAGAGACAACGAGCTCCTGAAGCTGCTCGAAGTCTCTGTCCAGGTCCCAGCAGAGAGTGGGGCCTCACCATCCCCCTACAGCTCTGGAGACATGGGGGATCTCACCAGCTCAGGGGGGAGCAGCATTAGGGATCCGCCTGAGACACAGAGACATCACACTGATGCCACCCTGGATGTGGATTTCCAAGCCTGGACATCTGGGATCTACAGCCAGGGCCACAAGGCGAGCTGGAAAGGGCAAAGCTTGGCCACATGCCAGGCCAGGCTTTGGCCACTCTGGGGGGCCAATGGTTTTTCTGGTTGCTGGAGAATGTCTGGCTGCCAACGGCCCATCCTGcactgaaaacaggaaaacattgAAAAGATGCTGCTAAACACTCCcactctcagcagcagcagtttcacCCAAGGAGCAGGCAGCCCATAGGGCAGAGGGGTCACAGGCACAGAAGGTAACGAGTACAGCCCCACAATTAGCCCACTAATTAGACTTTGAATTTCTGCCTGCATGGAGGAATAAAGCAGCCCAGGTAAATGGGCACAACCAGGAGTGCAgcatcctcctgctccagcttaAAGTGCCTCCATAGAGTatccctgtccccacactgCTCCAAGCACCTCAATGCACCTTCCCCACATAGAGTatccctgtccccacactgCTCCAAGCACCTCAATGCACCTTCCCCACATATCAGCACTCCACTGCAGATGTCCCCAAAAGCCACTCCGCTGTGGGGACATTGGCCAGGAGGAGCTGAGAGCCACTTGCTTGGAACAAAACTCCTCCCCAGCCTCAGTCCAGGGCAGGGGAAGAACACTTCATTCCCAGCCTCAGTCCCACGAGGTTTCGAGGAAGCTCCCAGTGtgcaggcagctccagctgcttccGGCGGCattgaggagagcagagctggttgaacaaggagaagggaacaaccAGGGCTACCTTCCCACTGCCAGGAGAGCCTTTCCATGCTGGGGGAAACCGAAGCACAGACTCGGCTGTGTCACCCGGCAGGGTAAAcaccagctctcctgcagcacagctgtgtgcCCCGCCCTGCGGGTCCCCGGGATGGAAAGAGGTGGGATGGAACCGCGCACCAGAAATGGTGGGGGGGACACTGTGAATTGTGGCATCACAACGTCCCCCGTGGGCAAACTGTGGCCATTCGGGGGTGTGTGGGATGGGGGGGTCAGGTCAGGGTCTGGCCCCACTGTCCGTGGGTGTCTGCCCCAGGGGTTGCCCTGTTTCAGCAGCACATGGCTCTGGGGGGCCAAAGCTTTCGGTCAACTCAGGTGTCCCACAGAACAAGGGggtccctgcagggagggacagTTACACCGATCCTGTCCCCACCGCTGACAGCTGGGGAACCCCCGgcccagccccctgccctcagccccgGGTCCCCAGGCACCCCCGCCcgtggcagcaggagatggctCCTGGCCAGCGCCGGTCTGGACGCATCCGCCGAGGACAGTGACTCACGGGTGGGCGGCAGCTTCGCCTCTCCGGGGTGCTGGGCCCTGGCAACTTCCCCGGGCTGGCCGGACTCTGGATTCTCGCTCGACAAAGCCCCACCCCGAGTCCTTGCCTGCCTCCCGCAGAGGAGGAGCGTTCGCCGGCGGCCTCTGCCCCAGGAGCTTCGGAGAACCGGCCAGGTCGGCGGGAACCCACGTGGGACGGACCAAGGGCCCCCAGCCCACCGTGTTAACTGCGGCAGCCTCACAGACGGGCATCCTAGCTGTGTCCCACCCCATCCTCGCAGGCAGCTCCAGTCCCCCGGGCAGCACCAAACCCCGCTGGGGGCTcttgcccagccccagcatccCAAACTCTGGCACGAACCTGCCACTTCACCGAGCCAGGAGCTGGTGACATGGAGCTGGCACAGCTTTTTGCCCATTTATTTTCCAGCTCTTGTGCTGAAGTGGCAAAAACCTCTGGGGCTGCAAAGCCAGAACTGCACACCTGGCACCCTGGGATCCAGAACCTGGATCCTGCCCAGGATGTAGCCCCAGGACACCGCAGCTTCCCCACACACTCCAGCTCCTCACCAGAGCATTGGGCattgcagctgggctgggaatgaAGGCCCTTCTGATCCCAATGAACCAATGGGGGCCACATAGGGCTCTTCCATGGCCCAGTTTGTTACCAGTCCCTCCACCCTCCAAGTCCTTTCTCCCACTGCTTCCCTCCTCCAGACCCAGAGCAGGAATATGGCTCTGGAGCATCCACGAGTCACCAACTGCATTGCTTGTCCCCAGCTCCCAACCAGATCAGCTCCTTCCACACAGCAActcacccacagcaccccagtGGAGAGGAagctccttcctttcccttcccttcccttcccttcccttcccttcccttcccttcccttcccttcccttcccttcccttcccttcccttcccttcccttcccttcccttcccttcccttcccttcccttcccttcccttcccttcccttcccttcccttcccttcccttcccttccctctatTGATTCACACAGAAGCATGGATCCCACTCCCCTTCTCTCCTTGCTGGCCTGGACCTCTCCAACCTTCAGGGAGGCCTCAAGTTTTTTGCCAAGCTCCATCTTCTACAAATACCCCATGAcaacctccagccccagctgctccccatGGGAGTACATGGAGCCTGGGACACCTCTGCAACAGATCTGGTAGGGCAGGAAGCAGCTAATGGTGCTGGGAAGGCAGAAGA harbors:
- the LOC134054196 gene encoding alpha-1,6-mannosyl-glycoprotein 4-beta-N-acetylglucosaminyltransferase-like isoform X1, whose protein sequence is MPVCEAAAVNTVGWGPLVRPTWVPADLAGSPKLLGQRPPANAPPLREAGKDSGWGFVERESRVRPARGSCQGPAPRRGEAAAHPPQPAGAMRCSLKRSLTALLTASFLLLLLLLLHWDSQQAQDPLEVEFRGLAPNTILLQPEGDHRILRDTDELSVLHNVSYQLLAGSPASQKKFLAVGMASVQRPRGFYLLATLQSLFSQSTEEELQEMVVVVHLADTDPGWNMHVATTIAQKFTRHILLGQLLLIHAPPEFYPTLEGLKRNFNDAEERVRFRSKQNVDYAFLLAFAANLSSYYLMIEDDVWSARSFLTAIRKALASQEGSNWATLEFSKLGYIGKLYRSSDLPRLARFLLLFYQEMPCDWLLVHFRQLLTQKDVIRFKPSLFQHMGLYSSFQGTINRLEDEDFQPDALDLPDNPPGSLYTSMSIFENYEPLKAYGSAQGYFWGKDPAAGSTFSIVFQQPARVSRVRVLTGSVERPGDFLHAGLLELGQHRDHSRECSSYIPVGSFKKGTLEQQGLEKVLPGPVECVRIRVTQDQSEWLIIQSIDIWTTASI
- the LOC134054196 gene encoding alpha-1,6-mannosyl-glycoprotein 4-beta-N-acetylglucosaminyltransferase-like isoform X2; amino-acid sequence: MRCSLKRSLTALLTASFLLLLLLLLHWDSQQAQDPLEVEFRGLAPNTILLQPEGDHRILRDTDELSVLHNVSYQLLAGSPASQKKFLAVGMASVQRPRGFYLLATLQSLFSQSTEEELQEMVVVVHLADTDPGWNMHVATTIAQKFTRHILLGQLLLIHAPPEFYPTLEGLKRNFNDAEERVRFRSKQNVDYAFLLAFAANLSSYYLMIEDDVWSARSFLTAIRKALASQEGSNWATLEFSKLGYIGKLYRSSDLPRLARFLLLFYQEMPCDWLLVHFRQLLTQKDVIRFKPSLFQHMGLYSSFQGTINRLEDEDFQPDALDLPDNPPGSLYTSMSIFENYEPLKAYGSAQGYFWGKDPAAGSTFSIVFQQPARVSRVRVLTGSVERPGDFLHAGLLELGQHRDHSRECSSYIPVGSFKKGTLEQQGLEKVLPGPVECVRIRVTQDQSEWLIIQSIDIWTTASI
- the LOC134054196 gene encoding alpha-1,6-mannosyl-glycoprotein 4-beta-N-acetylglucosaminyltransferase-like isoform X3, with the translated sequence MPPEFLAVGMASVQRPRGFYLLATLQSLFSQSTEEELQEMVVVVHLADTDPGWNMHVATTIAQKFTRHILLGQLLLIHAPPEFYPTLEGLKRNFNDAEERVRFRSKQNVDYAFLLAFAANLSSYYLMIEDDVWSARSFLTAIRKALASQEGSNWATLEFSKLGYIGKLYRSSDLPRLARFLLLFYQEMPCDWLLVHFRQLLTQKDVIRFKPSLFQHMGLYSSFQGTINRLEDEDFQPDALDLPDNPPGSLYTSMSIFENYEPLKAYGSAQGYFWGKDPAAGSTFSIVFQQPARVSRVRVLTGSVERPGDFLHAGLLELGQHRDHSRECSSYIPVGSFKKGTLEQQGLEKVLPGPVECVRIRVTQDQSEWLIIQSIDIWTTASI
- the LOC134054196 gene encoding alpha-1,6-mannosyl-glycoprotein 4-beta-N-acetylglucosaminyltransferase-like isoform X4 encodes the protein MASVQRPRGFYLLATLQSLFSQSTEEELQEMVVVVHLADTDPGWNMHVATTIAQKFTRHILLGQLLLIHAPPEFYPTLEGLKRNFNDAEERVRFRSKQNVDYAFLLAFAANLSSYYLMIEDDVWSARSFLTAIRKALASQEGSNWATLEFSKLGYIGKLYRSSDLPRLARFLLLFYQEMPCDWLLVHFRQLLTQKDVIRFKPSLFQHMGLYSSFQGTINRLEDEDFQPDALDLPDNPPGSLYTSMSIFENYEPLKAYGSAQGYFWGKDPAAGSTFSIVFQQPARVSRVRVLTGSVERPGDFLHAGLLELGQHRDHSRECSSYIPVGSFKKGTLEQQGLEKVLPGPVECVRIRVTQDQSEWLIIQSIDIWTTASI